The following is a genomic window from Streptomyces lincolnensis.
GCTCGGGCATTGCGCTGTCGTCACTCACGCGTCTTGTTTAACTCGCGAGTAACCACCGAGCAGAGATCAGGGTAGAGCGCGTCCGCCCGGGGCGTAAGGGGCGGCGGCCTGTCACTTTCCACAGAGAGCGACCCTACGCACGCGTAGGGGCCCATCGTGCGAACACGCGATGAGCCCCTGTTCTCACGGGTGGCACCCGGCTACTTCTTGCCCTTGCCGGATCCCGCGCTCTCGTCGCTGCTCAGTACGGCGATGAAGGCCTCCTGCGGAACTTCCACGGAACCCACCATCTTCATCCGCTTCTTGCCCTCCTTCTGCTTCTCCAGCAGCTTCCGCTTACGGGAGATGTCACCGCCGTAGCACTTGGCGAGGACGTCCTTGCGGATGGCGCGGATGGTCTCGCGGGCGATGACCCGGGAGCCGATGGCGGCCTGGATGGGGATCTCGAAGGCCTGGCGCGGGATGAGCTCGCGCAGCTTGGCGACGAGCCGTACGCCGTACGCGTACGCGGCGTCCTTGTGGGTGACGGCGGAGAAGGCGTCGACCCGGTCGCCGTGCAGCAGGATGTCGACCTTCACCAGCGAGGCGTCCTGCTCGCCGGTGGGCTCGTAGTCCAGGGAAGCGTACCCGCGGGTCTTGGACTTCAGGTTGTCGAAGAAGTCGAAGACGATCTCGGCGAGGGGAAGCGTGTAGCGGATCTCCACGCGGTCCTCGGAGAGGTAGTCCATGCCGAGGAGGGTGCCGCGGCGGGTCTGGCAGAGCTCCATGATCGAGCCGATGAACTCGCTGGGAGCGAGGATCGTGGCCCTCACGACCGGCTCGAAGACCTTGTCGATCTTGCCCTCGGGGAACTCGCTCGGGTTGGTGACCGTGTGCTCCTTCCCGTCCTCCATGATCACGCGGTAGACCACGTTGGGCGCGGTGGCGATGAGTTCGAGGTTGAACTCGCGCTCCAGGCGCTCACGGATGACGTCGAGGTGCAGCAGGCCGAGGAAGCCGACGCGGAAGCCGAAGCCGAGGGCCGCGGAGGTCTCCGGCTCGTAGACCAGGGCGGCGTCGTTGAGCTGGAGCTTGTCCAGGGCCTCGCGGAGGTCGGGGTACTCCGAGCCGTCCAGCGGATAGAGGCCGGAGAAGACCATCGGCTTGGGGTCCTTGTACCCGCCGAGGGCCTCGGTGGCGCCCTTGTCCTTGCTGGT
Proteins encoded in this region:
- the lepA gene encoding translation elongation factor 4, whose amino-acid sequence is MPAIPSHVPEPSRTAPALIRNFCIIAHIDHGKSTLADRMLQLTGVVEQRQMRAQYLDRMDIERERGITIKSQAVRLPWAPTHDKSNTHILNMIDTPGHVDFTYEVSRSLAACEGTVLLVDAAQGIEAQTLANLYLAMENDLKIIPVLNKIDLPAAQPEKFSEELANLIGCQPEDVLKVSAKTGLGVDALLDRVVRDVPAPVGVKDAPARAMIFDSVYDSYRGVVTYVRVIDGQLNKRERIKMMSTGATHELLEIGVSSPEMTPADGIGVGEVGYIITGVKDVRQSKVGDTITSKDKGATEALGGYKDPKPMVFSGLYPLDGSEYPDLREALDKLQLNDAALVYEPETSAALGFGFRVGFLGLLHLDVIRERLEREFNLELIATAPNVVYRVIMEDGKEHTVTNPSEFPEGKIDKVFEPVVRATILAPSEFIGSIMELCQTRRGTLLGMDYLSEDRVEIRYTLPLAEIVFDFFDNLKSKTRGYASLDYEPTGEQDASLVKVDILLHGDRVDAFSAVTHKDAAYAYGVRLVAKLRELIPRQAFEIPIQAAIGSRVIARETIRAIRKDVLAKCYGGDISRKRKLLEKQKEGKKRMKMVGSVEVPQEAFIAVLSSDESAGSGKGKK